From a single Pseudoliparis swirei isolate HS2019 ecotype Mariana Trench chromosome 12, NWPU_hadal_v1, whole genome shotgun sequence genomic region:
- the pnocb gene encoding prepronociceptin b, giving the protein MKIPLWYLVVLLASLFTPGRSDCQGECVACGVLLQQQQLEQVFNTMVCLLECEGHVSSSLTWEVCRRAVSRHPTLSEGAALFKRTGEELQLTSLDLDSDGEPAADEAPFEQRGVRYDSSPMESEEDGEGPRGPVLSLLADGEREVRNVGSDGQQEGLSEDEGSEAVVLSKRFGGFQRGRHGYRKLIGSPMRALQKRYGGFIGVRKSARKWNSQKRMNQLLRQYLGMRSSRSGRFNSAPVTRVWRQNQL; this is encoded by the exons ATGAAGATTCCACTGTGGTACCTGGTGGTGCTGCTGGCAAGTCTCTTCACCCCTGGACGCAGCGACTGCCAGGGGGAATGTGTGGCCTGTGGTGtgctcctgcagcagcagcagctggagcaaGTCTTCAACACCATG GTGTGCTTGTTGGAGTGCGAGggtcacgtctcctcctccctcacatgGGAGGTGTGTCGACGTGCCGTGTCCCGCCATCCCACTCTCTCTGAGGGGGCCGCTTTGTTCAAGAGAACGGGGGAGGAGCTGCAGCTGACCTCCCTCGACCTGGACTCGGACGGCGAGCCGGCCGCCGACGAGGCGCCCTTTGAGCAACGCGGCGTCCGGTACGACTCATCGCCGATGGAATCCGAGGAGGATGGGGAGGGCCCGCGGGGTCCGGTCCTGAGTCTGCTGGCGGACGGCGAGAGGGAGGTGAGGAACGTGGGGAGTGACGGCCAGCAGGAAGGGTTGAGCGAGGACGAGGGCTCGGAGGCCGTCGTCTTGTCCAAACGCTTTGGCGGCTTTCAGAGGGGGCGCCACGGATACAGGAAGCTGATCGGCTCGCCCATGAGGGCCCTACAAAAGCGCTACGGCGGCTTCATAGGCGTCCGGAAATCCGCCCGCAAGTGGAACAGTCAGAAACGGATGAACCAGCTGCTCAGGCAGTATCTGGGCATGAGGAGCAGCCGCAGCGGCAGGTTCAACAGCGCCCCTGTAACCCGGGTTTGGAGGCAAAACCAACTGTAG
- the znf395b gene encoding zinc finger protein 395b — protein sequence MGPEDRGGAGAGPDTQRTLMCARVEKAFAESRHRKSAASGERRQREAEERGWSNPAAPSRTPTAHLGDASATRDAPYCLRSPESVEMDEIMAAMVLTSLSCSPVIQSPPRMDPRAAGPSSSADMECGGSGGCGGELSDSGSSGYWSWDRGNVSPAPSTSITEMDSSPDEGLQMELEQGEELGAKKSKSSFRGVYRCLWPSCGKVLTSSVGIKRHIRVLHLGSGSDQSQREEDFYYTRISCETVDTSSAPGPAPAPVLVPAPAPAPALAPSQQALSQATSSHLSWASCGSPPPSGLQIPPAHRPRSNSSSGAGPNRPSPLSQSAPSSFWQIHSEHLYQACSPVQVSVASRSPGCQGLTPSTTVSGHSNTPVVKPRCRSVSVGEQWLQQNRLQPISVSPSRTHCSFRKGRGEAKKCRKVYGVERKDQWCTACRWKKACQRFPD from the exons ATGGGGCCTGAGGACAGAGGCGGAGCCGGCGCCGGGCCCGACACACAGCGGACTCTG ATGTGCGCGCGGGTGGAGAAAGCGTTCGCGGAGAGCCGGCATCGCAAGAGCGCGGCGTCGGGCGAGCGGCGGCAGAGGGAGGCCGAGGAGCGCGGCTGGAGCAACCCGGCCGCTCCCTCGAGAACCCCGACGGCGCACCTCGGCGACGCGTCGGCGACCCGGGACGCCCCGTACTG tttaCGCAGCCCAGAGTcggtggagatggacgagatCATGGCGGCCATGGTTCTGACCAGTCTGTCCTGCAGCCCCGTAATCCAGAGTCCTCCACGGATGGACCCCAGagcag CTGGCCCGTCTTCCTCCGCCGACATGGAGTGCGGTGGCAGCGGCGGCTGCGGCGGCGAGCTCTCCGACAGCGGCAGCAGCGGCTACTGGAGCTGGGACCGTGGCAACGTGAGTCCCGCCCCCTCGACGTCCATCACAGAGATGGACAGCAGCCCCGACGAAGGCCTGCAAATGGAActggagcagggggaggagctcggTGCCAAAAAGTCAAAG AGCTCTTTCAGAGGTGTGTACAGGTGTCTGTGGCCCAGCTGTGGGAAGGTGCTCACGTCTTCAGTGGGAATAAAGAGACACATCCGAGTGCTGCATCTGGG CAGCGGGTCAGATCAGtcccagagagaagaggacTTCTACTACACCAGGATCTCCTGTGAGACCGTGGACACCAGCTCCGCTCCGGGTCCGGCTCCAGCTCCGGTTCTGGTTccggctccagctccagctccagctctggCTCCTTCCCAGCAGGCCCTGAGCCAGGCCACGTCCTCCCATCTCAGCTGGGCCTCCTGCGGTTCCCCTCCACCCTCTGGGCTCCAGATCCCGCCAGCTCACAGACCCAGGTCCAACTCCAGCTCCGGGGCCGGTCCGAACCGGCCCAGTCCGCTCAGCCAGTCGGCCCCCAGCAGCTTCTGGCAGATCCACTCAGAGCATCTCTATCAG GCATGTAGCCCCGTCCAAGTATCTGTGGCCTCCAGGAGCCCCGGCTGCCAAGGTTTGACCCCCTCCACCACCGTCTCTGGCCACAGCAACACTCCG GTGGTCAAACCTCGCTGTCGGTCCGTGAGTGTCGGGGAACAGTGGCTCCAGCAGAACCGGCTGCAGCCCATCAGCGTGTCTCCGTCCCGCACTCACTGCTCCTTCAG GAAAGGTCGCGGGGAGGCCAAGAAGTGCCGCAAGGTGTACGGAGTGGAGCGCAAGGACCAGTGGTGCACCGCCTGTCGCTGGAAAAAGGCCTGCCAGCGCTTCCCCGACTAA